The Antennarius striatus isolate MH-2024 chromosome 20, ASM4005453v1, whole genome shotgun sequence genome includes a region encoding these proteins:
- the ssr1 gene encoding translocon-associated protein subunit alpha isoform X2, translating into MKFLLKVLLVLLLAFPATLLLKGPGAGAQDLTEEEEAESVDEEAADDVTAEDEDDEAEVEDDENAELVEDKEEEEEEALVGEVKASPNADTTILFVKGDDFPANNIVKFLLGFTNRGPDSFLVESLDASFRYPQDYQFYIQNFTALQLGTDVPPQRQATFEYSFIPAEPMGGRPFGLVINLNYRDSSGNVFQDAVFNQTVTITEREDGLDGETIFMYVFLSGLGLLLVVGLHQLLESRKRRRPAPKVEMGTSSHNDVDLSWIPQETLNQINKASPKRSPRKRSQKRSAGSDE; encoded by the exons ATGAAGTTCCTGCTCAAagtgctgctggtgctgctgctagCATTCCCGGCTACTCTGCTCCTGAAAG GCCCGGGGGCCGGCGCCCAGGACctgacggaggaagaggaggctgagTCTGTGGATGAAGAGGCGGCGGACGACGTGACGGCTGAAGACGAGGACGACGAGGCCGAGGTGGAGGATGACGAGAACGCAGAGCTG GTGgaggacaaagaggaggaagaggaggaggcgctGGTAGGGGAGGTGAAGGCGTCTCCCAACGCGGACACCACCATTCTCTTCGTCAAAGGAGACG ATTTCCCGGCCAACAACATTGTGAAGTTCCTGCTGGGCTTCACCAACCGGGGCCCCGACAGCTTCCTGGTGGAGTCGCTGGACGCCTCCTTCCGGTACCCTCAG GACTACCAGTTCTACATCCAGAACTTCACGGCGCTGCAGCTGGGCACTGACGTGCCCCCCCAGCGCCAGGCCACCTTCGAGTACTCCTTCATCCCCGCCGAGCCCATGGGGGGGCGGCCCTTCGGCCTGGTCATCAACCTCAACTACAGGGACAGCAGC GGGAACGTGTTCCAGGACGCCGTGTTCAACCAGACCGTCACCATCACGGAGAGGGAGGATGGACTGGACGGAGAGAC gaTCTTCATGTACGTCTTCCTCTCCGGCCTCGGCCTCCTCCTCGTCGTCGGTctgcaccagctgctggagtcCAGGAAG aggcgGCGCCCCGCCCCTAAGGTGGAGATGGGGACCTCGAGCCACAACGACGTGGACCTCAGCTGGATCCCACAGGAAACACTCAACCAGATCA ACAAGGCGTCGCCCAAGAGATCGCCCCGCAAGAGGAGTCAGAAGCGTTCCGCCGGCTCGGACGAGTGA
- the ssr1 gene encoding translocon-associated protein subunit alpha isoform X1 — translation MKFLLKVLLVLLLAFPATLLLKGPGAGAQDLTEEEEAESVDEEAADDVTAEDEDDEAEVEDDENAELVEDKEEEEEEALVGEVKASPNADTTILFVKGDDFPANNIVKFLLGFTNRGPDSFLVESLDASFRYPQDYQFYIQNFTALQLGTDVPPQRQATFEYSFIPAEPMGGRPFGLVINLNYRDSSGNVFQDAVFNQTVTITEREDGLDGETIFMYVFLSGLGLLLVVGLHQLLESRKRRRPAPKVEMGTSSHNDVDLSWIPQETLNQIMQSRRDKASPKRSPRKRSQKRSAGSDE, via the exons ATGAAGTTCCTGCTCAAagtgctgctggtgctgctgctagCATTCCCGGCTACTCTGCTCCTGAAAG GCCCGGGGGCCGGCGCCCAGGACctgacggaggaagaggaggctgagTCTGTGGATGAAGAGGCGGCGGACGACGTGACGGCTGAAGACGAGGACGACGAGGCCGAGGTGGAGGATGACGAGAACGCAGAGCTG GTGgaggacaaagaggaggaagaggaggaggcgctGGTAGGGGAGGTGAAGGCGTCTCCCAACGCGGACACCACCATTCTCTTCGTCAAAGGAGACG ATTTCCCGGCCAACAACATTGTGAAGTTCCTGCTGGGCTTCACCAACCGGGGCCCCGACAGCTTCCTGGTGGAGTCGCTGGACGCCTCCTTCCGGTACCCTCAG GACTACCAGTTCTACATCCAGAACTTCACGGCGCTGCAGCTGGGCACTGACGTGCCCCCCCAGCGCCAGGCCACCTTCGAGTACTCCTTCATCCCCGCCGAGCCCATGGGGGGGCGGCCCTTCGGCCTGGTCATCAACCTCAACTACAGGGACAGCAGC GGGAACGTGTTCCAGGACGCCGTGTTCAACCAGACCGTCACCATCACGGAGAGGGAGGATGGACTGGACGGAGAGAC gaTCTTCATGTACGTCTTCCTCTCCGGCCTCGGCCTCCTCCTCGTCGTCGGTctgcaccagctgctggagtcCAGGAAG aggcgGCGCCCCGCCCCTAAGGTGGAGATGGGGACCTCGAGCCACAACGACGTGGACCTCAGCTGGATCCCACAGGAAACACTCAACCAGATCA TGCAGAGCCGTAGAg ACAAGGCGTCGCCCAAGAGATCGCCCCGCAAGAGGAGTCAGAAGCGTTCCGCCGGCTCGGACGAGTGA